Genomic segment of Frankiales bacterium:
GCACGCGGGGGCCGGCGTCGGTGGGCTCGAGGGGCAGCGGCGACTCGTTGATGGTGCCGTGCACGCGGCGCGGCAGGGTCATCCGGAAGTTCGCGCCGTCGCCGGGGGCGCCCCACGCCTGGAGCCAGCCGCCGTGCAGGCGCACGTCCTCGAGGGAGATCGACAGGCCGAGCCCGGTGCCGCCCGTGGTGCGGGCGCGCGCGGGGTCGGCGCGCCAGAACCGGTTGAACACCAGGGAGGACTCGCCGGGCCGCAGGCCCACCCCGTGGTCGCGCACGCCGACGGCGACGGCGTCCGCGCTCATCGCGATGCGCACGTCGACCGGACGCCCCTCGCCGTGCTCCACCGCGTTGACGACGAGGTTGCGCAGCACGCGGTCGATCCGGCGCGGGTCGCACTCGACGATGCAGGGGCTGCCGGGCAGCGTGACCCGCACCGCGGTGCCCTTGCGCTCGGCGAGCGGCGCGGCGGACTCGACGACCCGCTCGACGACGGTGCGCAGGTCGACCTGCTCCGGGTCGAGCACGGCGGCCCCGGCGTCGAACCTGCTGATCTCGAGCAGGTCGGACAGCAGCGCCTCGAACCGGTCGAGCTGGTTCTGGAGCAGCTCGGCGCTGCGCGACGTGGCGGGGTCGAACTCCTGACGGGACTCGTAGAGCAGGTCGGCGGCCATGCGCACGGTGGTCAGCGGCGTGCGCAGCTCGTGCGAGACGTCGGAGACGAACCGCTGCTGCACGCGCGAGAGCGTCTCGAGCCGGTTGATCTGCTCCTGGAGGTTGGCGGCCATGCCGTTGAACGACGTGGCCAGCTTCGCGAGGTCGTCCTCGCCGCGCACCCGCATGCGCTCGGCGAGGTTGCCGGCGGAGAACTTCTCGGCCGTGCGGGCCGCGAGGCGCACCGGCGAGACCACCTGTCGGGTCACGACGTAGGCGATGACGGCCAGCGTGAGCACGAGGATGATCCCCACCAGCAGCACCGTGCGGCGCACCAGGTCGAGGGTGGTCTCCTCCTGCGTGAGCGGGAACAGGTAGTAGACCTCGTAGGGGACGCCGCCCACCGAGAGCGGCGCGCCCACGGCCAGACCGGGCTCGACCCGCCCGTCGAGGTACTGCATCTGGGTGTAGGTCCACCACTGGCTCTGGCCGCTCTGCACCGCCTCGCGCAGCTCGGGCGGCACGCTGGCCTCCGAGACGAGCGTGGCGTAGTCGACGGTGTCGGCGCGCTTGGGCGGCGAGGCCAGGATCAGCAGCTCGAACAGGTGGGGCGTGCCCGCGCGGGCGGCCAGCGTGCCGATGACGACGTCGACGAGCCGGGCGGGTGTCTGGCTGGTGTCGGCCGCGCTCAGCTCGGTCTGCGCCTCCGCGACGCCCGAGCTCGCCTCGGCGACCGCTGCGCGCTCCTTGGCGTCGAGCAGGCCCGCGGTGATGCGGCCGACGAGCAGCACGCCGGCCAGGCCCACGAGGATCATCGAGAGGAAGAGCGTGGTGGCCACCACGCGCAGGGACACCGACGAGCGCCACGCCGCGAGTGGTCGGCGGAGGACGGCCCAGGCCCGCAGCCGCCAGTCCGACCAGCGGTTCATGCGATCACGCGCTCCCGGCCGCTCACGGGGGGCCGGCCTTGTATCCCACGCCGCGGACCGTGACGACGATCTGCGGGCGCTCCGGGTCGTGCTCGATCTTCGACCGCAGCCGCTGCACGTGGACGTTCACCAGGCGGGTGTCGGCGGCGTGGCGGTAGCCCCAGACCTCCTGCAGGAGGATCTCGCGGGTGAACACCTGCCAGGGCTTGCGCGCGAGCGCCACGAGCAGGTCGAACTCGAGCGGGGTGAGCGAGATCGTCTCGCCCTCGCGCTTGACCGAGTGGCCGGCGACGTCGATCTGCAGGTCGCCGATGGTGAGGTTCTCCGGGCCGGCCTGGTCCGTGCGGCGCAGCCGGGTGCGCACGCGGGCGACGAGCTCCTTGGGCTTGAACGGCTTCACGACGTAGTCGTCGGCCCCGCTCTCGAGCCCGAGCACGACGTCGACGGTGTCGGTCTTGGCCGTGAGCATGACGATGGGGACGCCGGACTCGGCACGGATCGAGCGGCACACGTCGATGGCGTCGCGGCCGGGCAGCATGAGGTCGAGCAGCACGAGGTCGGGCTTGGTCTCGCGGAAGACCCCGAGCGCCTTGGCGCCGTCCGCGCAGAAGAACGGCTCGAAGCCCTCCGTGCGCAGCACGATGCCGAGCATCTCGGCCAGCGCGGTGTCGTCGTCGACGACGAGGACGCGTCCCTTCACACCGGTCATCGTGGCACCCGTCTCGCCAGGGCGTAGCCGGACCTCCCAGCTCGCTGTCGTCATGATCGTCGCTCCCTGCCCGTGAGAGGCGCAACGCCACGTCCGCGCCCGTCCTCATCGGACGTCCGGCGGGCGCGAGTCGTTCCCCCGCACGCGGCGGGCCGCAGCGGTCGAGACGTACGCCCTCGGGCCGCCGCGGCTGCGTCCACAGGGGGACGGTGCGCGTCGGGCACCCCGTCGCACCCGCCGGGATGGCACGATCGTGCGGGGGGAGGGCCCGCCGAGGGCGGGCCGCCGTCGAGGCACCCCCCGTGACGACGCCCGGAAGGATCTCGGACGGCTCATGAGCGACGACGCCGGCACCCGGCCCGACGACGCCCCCGAGCCGGACCGGAGCACCCCGGACCCGGCCGGCGAGCAGCCGGCGCCGCCTCCCCCGGCCCCGGACTGGACCGACACGAGCGTGCTCGTGCCGCCGCCGACCACGGTCGAGGACGCCGACACCGCACGGCTCGGGCAGGCGCCCACGGCCGTCGAGCCGGGCACCGGGGCGGGCACACCGGCACCGCCCGCCGCACCGCCGCCGGCTGCGCCTCCTGCCGCGGGGCAGCCGGCCGCGCCCGCGTGGCCCGCACCGTCACCGTCCCCCGCGCCGCCGGTCGCCCCCGGCTGGACGGCGCCGGCCGCCCCCGCGGGCGCGGCGGGGGACGCCGCGTCGTGGGTGGCGCCGTCGTGGACCTCGCCGTCGCCCGGTGCCGCGCCGGCCGGCCCCGGGGGGCCGCCCCAGTACGGGCAGCCCGGCCAGTACGGGCAGCCCGGCCAGTTCGGGCAGCCCGGCCAGTACCCGCCGCCCGGCCAGTACGGGCAGCAGGGGCAGTACGCGCAGTACGGGGCGCCCGCCTACGGGGCGCCCGGCGCGCTGCCGGGCGTGGCCGGCTGGGGCGCGGTGCCGCTGGCTCCCAAGCCCGGCGTCATCCCGCTGCGCCCGCTGGGCGTCGGCGAGATCCTCGACGGCGCGATCAGCTACATCCGCCGCGACCCCAAGACGGTGCTCGGCATCTCCGCGGCGATCTCGGCCGTGGTGGCGCTGCTCCAGCTGCTCTCGCTCGCGGTCACGTCCAGCTCGATCGACGCGCTGAACAACCTCGGGGGGCCGGGCAGCACGCCGAGCACGGCCGAGGTC
This window contains:
- a CDS encoding response regulator; this translates as MTGVKGRVLVVDDDTALAEMLGIVLRTEGFEPFFCADGAKALGVFRETKPDLVLLDLMLPGRDAIDVCRSIRAESGVPIVMLTAKTDTVDVVLGLESGADDYVVKPFKPKELVARVRTRLRRTDQAGPENLTIGDLQIDVAGHSVKREGETISLTPLEFDLLVALARKPWQVFTREILLQEVWGYRHAADTRLVNVHVQRLRSKIEHDPERPQIVVTVRGVGYKAGPP
- a CDS encoding HAMP domain-containing protein, with the translated sequence MNRWSDWRLRAWAVLRRPLAAWRSSVSLRVVATTLFLSMILVGLAGVLLVGRITAGLLDAKERAAVAEASSGVAEAQTELSAADTSQTPARLVDVVIGTLAARAGTPHLFELLILASPPKRADTVDYATLVSEASVPPELREAVQSGQSQWWTYTQMQYLDGRVEPGLAVGAPLSVGGVPYEVYYLFPLTQEETTLDLVRRTVLLVGIILVLTLAVIAYVVTRQVVSPVRLAARTAEKFSAGNLAERMRVRGEDDLAKLATSFNGMAANLQEQINRLETLSRVQQRFVSDVSHELRTPLTTVRMAADLLYESRQEFDPATSRSAELLQNQLDRFEALLSDLLEISRFDAGAAVLDPEQVDLRTVVERVVESAAPLAERKGTAVRVTLPGSPCIVECDPRRIDRVLRNLVVNAVEHGEGRPVDVRIAMSADAVAVGVRDHGVGLRPGESSLVFNRFWRADPARARTTGGTGLGLSISLEDVRLHGGWLQAWGAPGDGANFRMTLPRRVHGTINESPLPLEPTDAGPRVQASLATPYAGPRREEVSP